A window of Deltaproteobacteria bacterium genomic DNA:
GGCCCACGAAGCGACGGCAAGCAGGATACCGATGGCTACGGTGAGACCGGGCCTCCAAAGCGTCAAGGAAAGGATCCGTCCGAGCCATTTCTGAATGCGAGTTTCCTGCACGGAGAATTCCTATGAACCAAATATAAACAGTCCGATTCCGGACAACATGACATATGCCGAACGACCGGCATTCGGTTCCATGCCGGAGGGTCTTTTAACGGGCTCGATTCGTGGCTTCTTCCGCTGAGTCGAGGGATCCGATGTTCTTAGACGTCATGGAAGCATAAACGAGGAGTCCGAGTCCTGCCCAGCAGATTTCCTGGATCCGGATCACCATGGCAAAGGCCATACCCAGCGCCGACGGAAGCCCCAGGGCCACCAGGGCCACCACTCGGGCGCCCTCCTGGACGCCGATGCGCAGAGGAACGGCAAAACCCGCCAGATCGAACCAACTCGCGAGGCACCACGCTCCAGCCGCACCCGTGATGGTGGCCTGAGCGCCGGATAGAATCAGGAACAGGTAGACCTGGGCGACGTAACAGACAAACCCGAACGAGTGCCAAAGCAGGGCCACATAGAGCCCAAACGGCCGTTCAATATAGAACGATCGGAGTTCGTTATCCAGGGAATCGAGCTTTTCGGAGAACCGTTTCAGTGTGTTTCTCCCCAGGTTTCGAGCGGCAAGCCGGCGAAGGACGGCCCCTAGTTTCCCATATTTCTGAAGAAGAAGGAAACTTACCAGGCCCGAGAGCAACAAACCTCCGCCGATGAAGACTCCGGTCAGGATGGCGGGCGCAACGTCGAGGTAGGGAAACAGGATCACGGATCCAACGGCCACGAACAACAACTGGGCCAGCACGAAGGCCATCTTTCCGACGATCACCCCGCTTGCGGCTTGCGCCCCGCTTCCGTATCCCGCGAGAAGCGTTCCCTTGGTAACTTCGCCTCCCACATTGGCGGTAGGTGTCAGGTTATTGATGGCGTAGCCGGCCCACTTGATTGCGAAGAGTTTTCCGAAGCCGAGTTTTCGGTGAGTCTTGGCCAGGCAGGATCTCCAGCCGAGTGTGTGAAAGAGTTCAGCGGCTCCTTCCAGAAAGAAGACGCCGAGGATTCCCCACCCCAACTCGAGAACGTGTCGCCAAACGGTATTGGGTCCGATGCGCCATAGAAGCCAGACGAACAGCAACGTGCCCGATAGGATGCATACACGGTGAAATATTCTCATGGATCTCCAGGAACGGTTTCTTCCCGGCAAGGACGGCATGGAAGTCCGACGATGGGGACGATGGTGTTCTGTCGGACGACTAGGACCCCTCTAACGTCCGTTTTCCGCCTATTCGTAACCGTACACCAGTCTTGGCAGCCAGAGTACCACATCCGGCAAGTAGGTGAGTATGAAAAGGATCACGATCTGGATCAGGACAAAAGGCATGACGGCCCACGTCGTGTAAATCAAATCGCGGTTGGTCAACGCTCCGGTTATGTAGAGGCTCACCCCCAGCGGCGGCGTACAATAGCCGATTCCGAGATTGACGGTCATAAGGAGGCCGAAATGCATGGCGTCGACATGAAACGTAGAGAGCATGGGGACCAGGATGGGACCCAAAATCAACGTAGCTGAAATGATATCCATGAACATGCCCACGACGAGGAGGAATATGTTCATGACCAGCAAAAACACCCAGGGCTGACGGATATTGGTGGTTACCGCCTCCGCGATCTGGGCCGGGATGGCTTCGATCGTGAGATAGCGACCAAAGCAGGTGGCTCCGGCCACGATGATGAGTAGTGTCGCGGACGTCACGGCCGAAGAAATCACCACCTTCTTGACGGCTCGAAGCTTCATGTCCTTGTGGATGAAAATCTCGACAATGAATGCATACACGCAGGCCACAACGGCGGCTTCGTTGGCTGTGAACGCTCCTGAAAAAATCCCTCCGAAAATGATCACCGGCAGCATGAGGGACCAGAAGCCCTCCTTGAACACAGCGAGCGTCTCGCGAGCGGTGGGCTTGGGGCGGCGCTGAAAATCCGCCCTACGTAGGCAAAAAAAGAAGCTGTACAAGCAGAAACCGACAATGATCATGATTCCGGGAATGAAGCCGGTTAGAAACAGTCCCTCCAGAGACACCGTGCTGATCATGGAGTAGAGGATCATGGAGATGCTGGGGGGGATAACGATTCCCAGGATCGGAGCGGAAGTCATGATACCCAGTGAAAACCGCTCGTCATAATGGTTTTCGATCAGCGCCGGAATCATGAACCCGCCGATGGCCACCACGGTGGCTACCGTGGAGCCGGAGATGGCTCCGAACAAGCCGCAGGCGATGACGCCCGCCATGGCCAGTCCGCCGGGCAAAAATCCCACCAGGACGTTGGCCATCTTGATGAGTTTGTCCACGATGGAACCGGAGGTCATGATGTTGCCGCAGAGGACGAAAAAAAGCACCACCACCAGGGCGAAATTGTCCATACTCCGGAAAAGCGTCTGCACCAACAGCATCATAGGCAAGTCCGTATAGAACAAGAAGCCGAACACACCCGTAAAAAACAACGCCATGAACACGGGAACCGTGGTGGCCAAGCCGCCGACCAATATGAGCAGGATTATGATGGTGCCGGTTTCCATAAGATGGGATTCATCCTTTTCTGCCGCTATGACGATTGGAAGTCCGCTTTGTCACACTCAACGGCCGACCGCTTTCGCTTTGAGCATGTCTTCGTACATGATCTGTATGGTTCGAATAAACATGAGAAATCCCATCAGCGGAAGGATGGCCATGAGGTACACCAACGGAATCTCGAGTATGATCGTCGCCTGTCGGGTGGCTACCTGCATTGCCGCGAAATGCCATCCGTAATACATCATGAACACACTGAACGCCAGCGTGCAGAAGTGACTGAAGTAATTCAGCGGCGCTTTCAGGCTGGGGACAATCTGCACCAGTGCGTCGATTTTGATCATCGAACGGTTCTTGACGGCCGCGCTGCATCCGATCAACGTAGTGTAGATGATGACTTCGCGGATCAGTTCCTCGGACCAGGACAGAGGATAGTTGAACCCATAACGGCAGATCACATTGATGAACAGGGATATGAGGGCCACCATCACGGTAAGGTACAGTGTCCAGTCTTCGAAAAACGTCAGTATTTTGTCCAGGAAGCGAATGACCGTGCCAATCATGGAAGAAAGCTCCTCCGGTAGACAAAGACAGGGGAAACCGGGGCTTCCCCTGTCCCATGGATTCGTCCGTGCGACTTATTTATAGCCCATGAACAATTGGACTTTTTCCAGGTACTCCGGCCCGATTTCAGGAGCGTATTTCTGATGAACCGAGTCGGCCTCTTGCTTCAAAGTCGCCATGTCTGCTTCGGGGAGTTGGAAGAACTCGACGCCGGTCGCCTTGGCTTTGGCGATTTCATCATCTTCCTGCTGGCGAGTCTCCACACGGATTTGCGCACATACGTCGCGTACGACTTCCTTGAAGACTTTTTGAAGGTCGGGGGGGATGGTGTCGAACCAGGCTTTGCTGAAGATCCAGATGAACAGGCCCTGGGCGTAATTGACTTGGGTGAAATACTTGCACACTTCGAATTTCTTGGTGATGTTGCACACCATGGGGGTGTGGTCCAGACCGGTAATCACACCATGCTGGAGGGCTGTCGGCACATCCGGCCAGGGCATGACAACGGGATTGAAGCCCCATGCCTCATACGTCAGCTTGTTCACCGCCGCCTCGGCGATGCGGATTTTGACTTTCTTTGCGTCTTCGATGGTTTTCACGGGAATGAGTGTGGCCCATCCGTAATTCCCGTATCCCGTGATATCCATACCGATAATGCCCTGGTGTTCCATACCGGCCAGAAAGTGCTCAAACAGCTCTTGATTCGAGATGAACTTATCCAGTTTGTCGAAAGAATCGACCAGAAAGGGCAGGTTTATAACTCCCATCCGGGGTCCCAAATTGGTGGAAGCGACCGAAGAGACGCTCATTCCCTGGATGGCTCCCATCTGAAGCTGATTGAGGACTTCTACTTCCCCTCCCAGCATGGAGAACGGAAAATACTCGAGATACATCTGCCCGTTGGTGCGCTTCCACAGTTCGTCACGGATGGCGAAGCCCGCGTAAACGCCTTTCAATGCGGGGTGGGATACATTGGAGACTTTGAACTTGTATTTGGCCGTGGAAGGATCGAAGGCGGGTTTCCATTTGTCCAATGAAGGTTTCGCCGGTGCGGCGGCAAGAACGGGGGCGGCCAGCAGAACGAAACCGACGACCAACGCCAACGGGATGATCAACCATTTCCGATCGTACATAAGCACTCTCCTCTGATTCTGTTTGTTGATATACACAATATTAGAATCTTCAGAATCGGGATAGAAACAGACGCAACCGTGCGAAGACGACCAAATCATAGAGGAGTTTTTCGCCCTTAGGAGGACTTCGCCACTGTGCGCGCCTCACCCGCCTTCCGATGAACGAGTGTTGTCAATGGATCCGGTTCTCAACCTCTTTAGCACGACGGTCGGGGGGACGCAACGAAAAAAAGTTTTTTGTATACAATGTTAAAACCCGGAATTGTAGGACCGATGAGGATTCTGAACTTCGGGACCGCGGAACCCCATGGTTCCGGGACGACAGGAATGCGCGGCTGCACGGAAAGCAACGTTCGTTCCGGGCATACTTCGAATTCGGGTTTCGACCTGTACCGGAGCAGACCACGATTTCAATGACGGCGGCGCGCCAAACTTGACAACAGGACCGAGTCCGGGTAGTGTCTGTTTTAAGAATCGGTTCGAATCAAAAAGGAGATTATTCATGGAGTCGGCAAAACTTGTCGAAGTGATCAAGAAACTGGAAGCGAGCGGAATAGCCCTGGAGAGCGCGGCGGAGAAAATCGCGATTCCGGCCCAACTGATAAAGCTCTATTCCATCGGAGACCTGGTTCCAGGCCGTATCGTGAAGAAGTTGGAAGGATTGCTCCCGGCCGCATAAAAGAAACGGCCTCGGTTTCGCACTCATTCGCGTTGTATCGTACGGGCGTTTTTCTATTGGGGAACGCCCGCTTTATTTCCGGCAGGGATCAACGACCGCCCAGTATGACCTGCCCGCCCGTATAGAATAGACCCGCCACACAGCACGTTGCACAGGTAGCCAGCACCGAAGCCCACAGCGCCGGGAAGCCGAGTCTGCTCAAATCCTTGATTCGTTCCGGCGCCAGCGCTCCGATGCCTCCCACGAATATGGCCACACTGGCCACATGCGTGAATCCGCAGAGTGCGTAGGAGGCGATCACCACGCTGCGCGGGTCCGTAAGTCCGCCGTCTTTGGCCAGTTCAGCCAAATGCACATAGGCCGGAATCTCCGTCACCAGAACGCGTTCCCCTAAAAGTCCCGCCACGCTCCACGCATCGTGAGGCGACACGCCCATGAGCCAAGCCAACGGAAGGGAAAGAGTCGACAGGATGGTCTCGATGGAGATGGAATGGGACCCTCCCGTAACGAAACCGGCGGCGCCGCCCAACAGGCCGTTCGCCAGGGCCAAAAAGGAAAGAAACGCCACCAGAAGAGCCGATATGGCGGCGACCTGTTTCACGCCGTCCATGGCTCCTCCAATAATCGCCTCCAAAAAACCGGACTTGCGCTCGATCGCGGAAGGGGGAACCTTCCCCAGCGTCATGGGCTCCCCGGTTTCCGGGAGTATGATTTTTGAAATGACTATGGCGGCCGGGGCGGACAAGACCGATGCCGAAATCAGATGTCCTGCGATTTCGGGAAAGACGCTTTTCAGTGCTCCTACATAAATGGCCATGGTCGAGCTGGCCACGGTGGACATGCACGCGGTGAGCATGGTCAGCAACTCGGAACGGGTCATGCTCGAGAGAAAAGGCCGCACGGCTCTGGCGGATTCGACTCCTACGAAGATGTTCGATGCAACGGAGACGGACTCGGCTCCACTCGTCTTCAGCAGTCGTACGAAGACCTTCGAAAACAACCGGACTACGAAGGGCATGATGTTCAATTGATAGAGCAAGGCCATGAGGGCCATAAAAAAGATGATGCTGGGCAGATACTGGACGGCCAGGATGAATCCCAGACTATGAGCTTCTCCGGGACCGGCGGCCAGCGGCCCGAAAAGGAAACGAATTCCTTCCCCGGAGTAGGCGACCAGTTTGATCACCCATCCGTTTATGGTCCACAGCAGCTCCCGGCCCAATGGGGAGCTGAAAACAAAAGCGCCTAGGAGGAACTGCAGGCCGCACCCGAAAAGCACCGTCCTAACGGGAAACCTGCGCTTGTGGAAGGATGAAAGCCACGCCAGCAGCAACAGCGCCAGGAATCCCCCCAAGCTGATCATGTTTTGAAGTCCCATGTACGGTGGTCTCCTCGAATGGCGCGGCGAATCCGCGGTCCCCAAGTCCGTTTATACGTTCACCGAGGATCCAGCAGACGATTCACTTCCCGGGCCAACGCCAGACAGGCCGTCAACCCGGGACTGTCGATGCCCAACAAGTGAACGGCCCCCGGCATCCTTGTGTCCCGATGCAGCAGGAAATCCGGACGTCCGCGGAGACGGGCCTGAATGCCGGTCTGGTGGAGATTCAGATCGGTTTTGAGCAGCTCGGGGAAGAATGTATGCGCGAACGAATGGAAGAAATCCGGAGGCTTGAGATTGCCTGAAAAATCGCGTGGATCGGATACCGGACCGAGCCACGGCCCAACAATGACGGTGTCTCCAATGCAGTGGGAACCCGTCGTTGCGTCGAAAGTCGGAGTCAGATGTACGCCTACAGTGAAATGGGCGCCGTGTGGCGTGTCGACTCGGGTGGGGACCGGATACACGTTCATACCGTTCATAAACAATCCGGGTCGCCGGTTCCGATAAAAGAGCGCCCATTCGCCCCGCACGGGATCCAGGGTAACCCGAAACGCCGGATCGACCATTCGAGCTAGGGCGTCCGCATCTACACCGGCCGCGTTCACCAGACGGCGCGTGGTGAAGCAGTCGGTGCGTCCGTCCCTGTACTCGATGGCAAGGCGAAACGCGCCGGATTCCGGAACAATATCCGTTACGCGGGTGCCGGCCATAAACCGCACACCGCGGTTTTCCGCCAGGGCGGCCAGTTTTCGGACCAGAGCCGTAGGTTCTACAATGCCGGAGCTGGGCACGAGCAGAGCGGAAATCCCACGTACATTGGGTTCGAGGGTCCGGATTTCCGAAGCGGAAATCGATCTGCAACCCTCAACTCCGTTTTCACGAGCCCTCCCGCGGTAGAAATCGAGAATCCCTTCCTCTTCCCGGGTACAAGCCACCACGAGCTTGCCGGTTCTCACAGCGGGCACATCGTACTGCCGGCAGAAATCGTAAAGCAGTCGGTTGCCTTCAACACAGAGCCGGGCTTTCAAAGGCCGTGTTTCCCGGTCGTAATAGATTCCCGCGTGAACCACGCCCGAATTCCGCGATGATTGGTTTTCCCCTTTTCCAATGCCGGGATTGCGTTCGAACAACAAGACGTTGTCAAATGTTTCGGACAACACCCAGGCCACGGAACAGCCCACTACCCCGCCGCCTATGATGGCGATTTCAACGTCAACGTTCATGGAGATCCTCCTGGTCTCCCCTCCCAATGAAAAACAGCGGCCTTGCTGCGTGACGACGTCTCCCGGGGAGATGCGGGCGGCGGAGGAACAGCATCGAGTCGGCTAAACGTCAACCCGGACGACCAGGTACGCGCCAAAGGGCCTGAGCCGTTTCTGCAGAACCGGCTCCAGCCTGTCAAAGATCGGAATCAGGGGAGCGGGACACTTCGGAGGCGCAAAGACGCAAGTGTGGTACGTTGCCGTTCCAAAAAGCCGCTTTATTTCCGGACCGGAGTAAAACCGGCATTCCGAAAAAATGGTTCTTTTGAGAAACGAGATTAGTCGACGCCGGGCCGCCCACAAGCTCCATTTATTCAGGACCGACACTACAATGCGTCCGCCGGGACGACATACCCGCCTCATTTCCGCCACGGCTTGTTGAGGATCCGGTACAAATTCGAGGGCGGTTATGCTCATCACCAGGTCGAACGAAGCGTCCTTGAAAGGCAACGCTTCCGCGCGGGCCTCGGTAACCTCCAAGAAGAAGGGAGCGCGACGCGCCTTCTCCAGAGCCACGTGCAGCATCGGAACGCTCACGTCAATGCCGTATGCCTTGACTCCCAGTGTTCGGAGGTCCGACACATAGTTGGCCGTGCCCACGCCGATATCGAGCACGGTTTCGCCTTTCCGGGGTTCGGCCACATCCCAGGTAAGGCGCTTTTCCCACAGATCCACGTAAGCCCCAAGGGGGGTCTTGAACCAAGCATCGTAGAGATGGGCGATATCGTCGAAATCCATGGTGAGTAGCCCCGGTCAAAGGTTTGGATGCGAGCCGGTCCCGATTCAATCGCCTCGGAGTGCGCCCGACTGAAAGAAGCACCCGACTCCTGCTCCCCATATACGATGCGCACGGAGGAAGTCAATATCCGCGGCCTCCCGGTATCCGGCGGAGCGGCGTGTCACACATGACCCCGAAACCAGGCCCAACCCATGCCCAGGAACTCGTAGAACGCCCGTTCCGACTTCAAAAGGTTTCTGGCCTGCAACACGAACCGATCGGGGTCCCAGTGTTGCTCTTTTTTAACAAGGTGTCCCGTAGGCGCGGGAATGGGATCGGTCCCGGACTTTTTGAACAGCGCCATTGATCTGGGCATGTGAGAGGCTGAAGTCACGAGGAAAAACCGATTCTCTCCAATAATGGTCCGTGCGGCTTCGGCCTGGTCTCTCGTATCCTTCGAACGACGCTCCACAACGATATCCTTTTCGTCGACGCCCAAGCACCGCGCAGCCCTGGACATGACTACGCTTTCCGGGACGTCGGAAAACATGGCTCCTCCCATCAGCAGCAGTTTGCCCCCCGGTATTTCCCGGTATAGTCGAATGCCTTCCGCAAGACGCGCCAGAGACGGGTGAGATAGTTGGCTCAACGGGTGCAGCTCCGGGTTCGCGGAGTGTCCCCCGCCCAGGACCACGATCCACTTGGGAGACGCCGGGTCTGAACCGTTCGTACATCCGGAAACCGCTTCCGGTGAAAGCACGGGATATCGATATTCGAGCGGCTCGAGAAGGCGGTCGGCGAAGGGGGCGTAACTGAACAGACCGAGCATGATCATGCCGAACAGCATCAGGATTTTCCCCGATCGCTGGAATTTTGTGAACGAGATCAGGAGCCACCCGGCCAGGAGCACTTCGAGACAGAGAGAAATGGGGAAGAAAAGGGGACCGATCACTTTTTTCACGACGAGCATTGGGAGCCTTTCACAGTGTATGAATTGACGGAGTCCATACAATGGGTTAATTTCATTCATATCATTTCGTTTCGGGAATGCAAACAAATGCGGCGAGGTTGATGGATACATGGCTATTCCGGCAGAAGAGCGGCAAGCCTGGAAGCGGGTTTTCGGTCCCGTGGCGTCGAGACGTCTGGGCCACTCTCTGGGCATTGATATCATTCCCCGCAAAACGTGTACGTTGGATTGCGTTTACTGTGAAGTGGGAAGAACCTCGAACAAAACGATGCAG
This region includes:
- a CDS encoding flippase-like domain-containing protein → MRIFHRVCILSGTLLFVWLLWRIGPNTVWRHVLELGWGILGVFFLEGAAELFHTLGWRSCLAKTHRKLGFGKLFAIKWAGYAINNLTPTANVGGEVTKGTLLAGYGSGAQAASGVIVGKMAFVLAQLLFVAVGSVILFPYLDVAPAILTGVFIGGGLLLSGLVSFLLLQKYGKLGAVLRRLAARNLGRNTLKRFSEKLDSLDNELRSFYIERPFGLYVALLWHSFGFVCYVAQVYLFLILSGAQATITGAAGAWCLASWFDLAGFAVPLRIGVQEGARVVALVALGLPSALGMAFAMVIRIQEICWAGLGLLVYASMTSKNIGSLDSAEEATNRAR
- a CDS encoding TRAP transporter large permease, whose product is METGTIIILLILVGGLATTVPVFMALFFTGVFGFLFYTDLPMMLLVQTLFRSMDNFALVVVLFFVLCGNIMTSGSIVDKLIKMANVLVGFLPGGLAMAGVIACGLFGAISGSTVATVVAIGGFMIPALIENHYDERFSLGIMTSAPILGIVIPPSISMILYSMISTVSLEGLFLTGFIPGIMIIVGFCLYSFFFCLRRADFQRRPKPTARETLAVFKEGFWSLMLPVIIFGGIFSGAFTANEAAVVACVYAFIVEIFIHKDMKLRAVKKVVISSAVTSATLLIIVAGATCFGRYLTIEAIPAQIAEAVTTNIRQPWVFLLVMNIFLLVVGMFMDIISATLILGPILVPMLSTFHVDAMHFGLLMTVNLGIGYCTPPLGVSLYITGALTNRDLIYTTWAVMPFVLIQIVILFILTYLPDVVLWLPRLVYGYE
- a CDS encoding TRAP transporter small permease, encoding MIGTVIRFLDKILTFFEDWTLYLTVMVALISLFINVICRYGFNYPLSWSEELIREVIIYTTLIGCSAAVKNRSMIKIDALVQIVPSLKAPLNYFSHFCTLAFSVFMMYYGWHFAAMQVATRQATIILEIPLVYLMAILPLMGFLMFIRTIQIMYEDMLKAKAVGR
- a CDS encoding TRAP transporter substrate-binding protein; protein product: MYDRKWLIIPLALVVGFVLLAAPVLAAAPAKPSLDKWKPAFDPSTAKYKFKVSNVSHPALKGVYAGFAIRDELWKRTNGQMYLEYFPFSMLGGEVEVLNQLQMGAIQGMSVSSVASTNLGPRMGVINLPFLVDSFDKLDKFISNQELFEHFLAGMEHQGIIGMDITGYGNYGWATLIPVKTIEDAKKVKIRIAEAAVNKLTYEAWGFNPVVMPWPDVPTALQHGVITGLDHTPMVCNITKKFEVCKYFTQVNYAQGLFIWIFSKAWFDTIPPDLQKVFKEVVRDVCAQIRVETRQQEDDEIAKAKATGVEFFQLPEADMATLKQEADSVHQKYAPEIGPEYLEKVQLFMGYK
- a CDS encoding nucleoside transporter, with protein sequence MGLQNMISLGGFLALLLLAWLSSFHKRRFPVRTVLFGCGLQFLLGAFVFSSPLGRELLWTINGWVIKLVAYSGEGIRFLFGPLAAGPGEAHSLGFILAVQYLPSIIFFMALMALLYQLNIMPFVVRLFSKVFVRLLKTSGAESVSVASNIFVGVESARAVRPFLSSMTRSELLTMLTACMSTVASSTMAIYVGALKSVFPEIAGHLISASVLSAPAAIVISKIILPETGEPMTLGKVPPSAIERKSGFLEAIIGGAMDGVKQVAAISALLVAFLSFLALANGLLGGAAGFVTGGSHSISIETILSTLSLPLAWLMGVSPHDAWSVAGLLGERVLVTEIPAYVHLAELAKDGGLTDPRSVVIASYALCGFTHVASVAIFVGGIGALAPERIKDLSRLGFPALWASVLATCATCCVAGLFYTGGQVILGGR
- a CDS encoding NAD(P)/FAD-dependent oxidoreductase; protein product: MNVDVEIAIIGGGVVGCSVAWVLSETFDNVLLFERNPGIGKGENQSSRNSGVVHAGIYYDRETRPLKARLCVEGNRLLYDFCRQYDVPAVRTGKLVVACTREEEGILDFYRGRARENGVEGCRSISASEIRTLEPNVRGISALLVPSSGIVEPTALVRKLAALAENRGVRFMAGTRVTDIVPESGAFRLAIEYRDGRTDCFTTRRLVNAAGVDADALARMVDPAFRVTLDPVRGEWALFYRNRRPGLFMNGMNVYPVPTRVDTPHGAHFTVGVHLTPTFDATTGSHCIGDTVIVGPWLGPVSDPRDFSGNLKPPDFFHSFAHTFFPELLKTDLNLHQTGIQARLRGRPDFLLHRDTRMPGAVHLLGIDSPGLTACLALAREVNRLLDPR
- a CDS encoding class I SAM-dependent methyltransferase — its product is MDFDDIAHLYDAWFKTPLGAYVDLWEKRLTWDVAEPRKGETVLDIGVGTANYVSDLRTLGVKAYGIDVSVPMLHVALEKARRAPFFLEVTEARAEALPFKDASFDLVMSITALEFVPDPQQAVAEMRRVCRPGGRIVVSVLNKWSLWAARRRLISFLKRTIFSECRFYSGPEIKRLFGTATYHTCVFAPPKCPAPLIPIFDRLEPVLQKRLRPFGAYLVVRVDV
- the elyC gene encoding envelope biogenesis factor ElyC, with protein sequence MLVVKKVIGPLFFPISLCLEVLLAGWLLISFTKFQRSGKILMLFGMIMLGLFSYAPFADRLLEPLEYRYPVLSPEAVSGCTNGSDPASPKWIVVLGGGHSANPELHPLSQLSHPSLARLAEGIRLYREIPGGKLLLMGGAMFSDVPESVVMSRAARCLGVDEKDIVVERRSKDTRDQAEAARTIIGENRFFLVTSASHMPRSMALFKKSGTDPIPAPTGHLVKKEQHWDPDRFVLQARNLLKSERAFYEFLGMGWAWFRGHV